From the genome of Candidatus Dormiibacterota bacterium, one region includes:
- a CDS encoding cytochrome c oxidase subunit II yields MALSVVGVAAAIVLTPLLMPPPASDAAAFANLTVVVFTAAAVPVALFVWVFLGYSLVAFRSRQRPESYAPRVLAGPMTQIGWLLVTGMLTLFLVSWGLYGMFVQAADPPNTLIVDVTGQQWAWSYSYPQYHVKTSQLELPANRPVQFRVVSRDVLHGFSIVELGVRVDANPGEPVTAPAVTPNRTGTYQVRCIELCGLYHSLMSSTVRVVPQADFTAWIAQQGGHP; encoded by the coding sequence GTGGCCCTGTCAGTCGTTGGGGTGGCCGCGGCCATCGTCCTCACGCCGCTGCTCATGCCGCCGCCCGCCAGCGATGCCGCCGCCTTCGCCAACCTCACGGTCGTGGTCTTCACGGCGGCGGCCGTTCCGGTGGCCCTGTTCGTGTGGGTCTTCCTCGGCTATAGCCTGGTGGCCTTCCGTTCTCGCCAGCGTCCGGAGTCGTACGCGCCGCGCGTCTTGGCCGGGCCGATGACGCAGATCGGCTGGCTGCTCGTCACCGGCATGCTCACGCTGTTCCTGGTGAGCTGGGGACTCTACGGCATGTTCGTGCAAGCGGCCGATCCGCCCAATACCTTGATCGTCGACGTCACCGGGCAGCAGTGGGCCTGGAGCTACTCCTACCCGCAGTACCACGTCAAAACTAGCCAGCTCGAGCTCCCGGCCAACCGGCCGGTCCAGTTCCGGGTGGTCTCGAGGGATGTGCTCCACGGTTTCAGCATCGTGGAACTGGGAGTCCGCGTCGATGCCAACCCGGGCGAGCCGGTCACGGCGCCGGCGGTGACCCCCAATCGAACCGGAACGTACCAGGTCCGGTGTATCGAGCTCTGCGGTCTGTACCACTCGTTGATGTCGTCGACGGTCCGCGTCGTTCCACAGGCGGATTTCACGGCCTGGATCGCCCAGCAGGGAGGTCACCCATGA
- a CDS encoding cbb3-type cytochrome c oxidase subunit I, whose product MTAIRPLGQRFPHLVPSIVSGTVLGLVASLLAGPITSALVGGPRGGDAGVVAGYIAWALFFMVGIGAVGEAVQWGSGRANPTHEQELVLAGSGAGLWRYFRFTTDHKVVGVQYLATVLVLFLVGGLAAFLIRLQQSQPGASYFKPAFYNTMVGVHGTVMIAAVIIMSTSTFGNFMLPILIGARDMAFPRLNALSYWILFSAIPVFLSTLVLGGFQTGWTGYAPLADQQSRFSGQGLGMDAYSFTIILFAMSTALSGVNIVTTMVTMRTRGMFWNRIPLFVWGATLSVLLGLVVFPSFMLSQVMVLMDRVLGTSFFIANLGGSNWLYEQLFWFMGHPEVYVIALPSLAVAADISAVFNRKPVFGYRLFLGGMFAICLLSLLVWAHHLYLSGANTALNGAFMLNTELISIPTGAIFFVLIGTFWRGRVWVTVPLLFVLGLLSNFIIGGVTGLYLADVPTDVMFHGGMFVTAHFHFTLVGGMVFGFFAAFYYWFPKIFGRRLNPALGRLHFWLFEVGFLGTFLALFYAGLQGEPRWMAIVPRVFAGANLVASLFTILLALSVVVFGYNVISSLLAGRPAAANEWGGNTLEWRVPTPVPLENFEELPVVTGWAHDPDNVNLAPGHGKGGPEMGGVAPALQG is encoded by the coding sequence ATGACGGCCATTCGTCCACTTGGGCAGCGTTTCCCGCACCTGGTTCCGAGCATCGTCTCGGGAACGGTGCTGGGCCTGGTGGCGAGCCTGCTTGCCGGGCCGATCACCAGCGCCCTCGTGGGCGGACCCCGTGGGGGCGACGCCGGCGTGGTGGCCGGCTATATCGCCTGGGCGCTCTTCTTCATGGTGGGCATCGGCGCCGTGGGAGAAGCGGTGCAGTGGGGCTCGGGGCGTGCAAATCCCACCCATGAGCAGGAGCTGGTCCTGGCCGGCAGCGGGGCGGGGCTGTGGCGCTATTTCCGCTTCACCACCGACCACAAAGTCGTCGGCGTCCAGTACCTGGCCACTGTGCTCGTTCTCTTCCTGGTGGGCGGGCTGGCGGCCTTCCTGATCCGCCTGCAGCAGTCGCAGCCGGGTGCATCCTACTTCAAGCCGGCCTTCTACAACACGATGGTCGGGGTCCACGGCACGGTGATGATCGCGGCGGTGATCATCATGAGCACCAGCACCTTCGGCAATTTCATGCTGCCCATCCTGATCGGCGCCCGGGACATGGCCTTTCCCCGGCTGAATGCCCTCAGCTACTGGATCCTGTTCAGCGCCATTCCTGTCTTCCTTTCGACCTTGGTCCTGGGCGGATTCCAGACCGGGTGGACCGGATACGCCCCGCTAGCGGACCAACAGTCCAGGTTCAGCGGGCAGGGCCTCGGGATGGACGCCTACTCGTTCACCATCATCCTCTTCGCCATGTCCACCGCGCTCAGCGGGGTGAACATCGTCACCACCATGGTGACCATGCGCACCAGGGGGATGTTCTGGAACCGGATTCCCCTCTTCGTCTGGGGTGCGACCCTCTCTGTGCTCCTCGGGCTAGTGGTGTTCCCGTCCTTCATGCTCTCGCAGGTCATGGTGCTGATGGACCGCGTGCTCGGGACGTCGTTCTTCATCGCCAACCTTGGCGGCAGCAACTGGCTGTACGAACAGCTCTTCTGGTTCATGGGCCATCCCGAGGTGTACGTCATCGCCCTGCCGTCGCTGGCGGTGGCCGCCGACATCAGCGCGGTGTTCAACCGCAAACCGGTGTTCGGCTACCGGCTCTTTTTGGGCGGCATGTTCGCCATCTGCCTGCTCAGCCTGCTGGTGTGGGCCCACCACCTTTACCTCAGCGGAGCGAACACAGCCCTGAACGGCGCCTTCATGCTGAACACCGAGCTGATCTCCATTCCCACCGGCGCCATCTTCTTTGTGCTGATCGGCACTTTCTGGCGGGGCCGAGTATGGGTCACGGTGCCGCTCCTGTTCGTGCTCGGCTTGCTCTCGAACTTCATCATCGGTGGCGTGACGGGCCTCTACCTGGCCGATGTGCCAACCGACGTGATGTTCCATGGCGGGATGTTCGTCACCGCCCATTTCCATTTCACTCTGGTGGGCGGGATGGTGTTCGGCTTCTTCGCAGCCTTCTACTACTGGTTCCCGAAGATCTTCGGCCGGCGCCTGAACCCCGCCCTCGGCCGGCTCCATTTTTGGCTGTTCGAGGTCGGCTTCCTGGGAACCTTCCTCGCGCTGTTCTATGCCGGCCTGCAGGGTGAGCCGCGCTGGATGGCTATCGTGCCTCGCGTGTTCGCGGGGGCGAACCTGGTGGCCAGCCTCTTCACCATCCTCCTCGCCCTCTCTGTCGTTGTCTTCGGATACAACGTCATTTCCTCATTGCTCGCCGGGCGGCCCGCCGCCGCCAACGAGTGGGGCGGCAACACCCTCGAATGGCGGGTGCCCACGCCAGTTCCACTGGAGAACTTCGAGGAGCTTCCCGTGGTCACCGGCTGGGCGCATGATCCGGACAACGTGAATCTGGCGCCGGGTCATGGCAAGGGCGGGCCGGAAATGGGCGGCGTG